The following proteins are co-located in the Acidimicrobiales bacterium genome:
- a CDS encoding DUF1343 domain-containing protein: MTARCAIAFVLALVMSLAPACSSSSTVEEPAAPTGSFSAATSDESDSSSAATPATTTTSSMAPTSTTDEPAPTSVDFRTGAEVLADRRFDILRGQRVGLIVNQTSLVDGRRLIDVVAEQDDIELVRLFAPEHGIDGSLAAGVSLADSIDDTTGVPIASLYGDTRQPTIEMFADLDVVVFDLQDVGSRSYTYISTMGLAMQTAAATQTAFVVLDRPNPAGGERIGGAILDPSLSSFIGMYPLPNVHGLTVGEIATLIVEQAWLDGLDGLDLTVVPMQGWTRDQMWSDLERDWVAPSPRLPTADSALLYGGTVLLAGTSISDGSGTPTPFELVGAPFIESGDELAALLDARSLPGIRFEAVTFTPEAIPGVSPKPLHQGVELDGVRLVVTDVHAVDPVRVAIEVLVAMQALASPGSSIIIDPASFDLVAGTTDLRQWIERGDTADDILTRLQPALDDFERLRSSALLYD; this comes from the coding sequence ATGACCGCTCGCTGCGCCATCGCGTTCGTCCTGGCGCTCGTCATGTCGCTGGCTCCTGCCTGCAGCTCATCATCGACAGTCGAGGAGCCGGCCGCGCCGACGGGGTCGTTCTCGGCGGCGACCTCCGACGAGTCCGACTCCTCCTCCGCCGCGACGCCGGCCACAACGACGACCTCGTCGATGGCGCCGACCTCGACGACCGACGAGCCCGCACCGACGAGCGTCGACTTCCGCACCGGCGCCGAGGTGCTGGCCGACCGTCGGTTCGACATTCTTCGTGGACAGCGGGTCGGGCTCATCGTGAATCAGACCTCGCTCGTCGACGGCCGGCGCCTGATCGATGTCGTCGCCGAGCAGGACGACATCGAACTCGTGCGCCTCTTTGCTCCCGAACACGGGATCGACGGCTCGCTCGCCGCCGGCGTGTCGCTAGCGGATTCGATCGACGATACGACGGGCGTCCCGATCGCCAGCCTCTATGGCGACACGAGGCAACCGACCATCGAGATGTTCGCCGATCTCGACGTGGTCGTCTTCGACCTCCAAGATGTCGGCTCACGGTCGTACACCTACATCTCGACCATGGGCCTGGCCATGCAGACGGCGGCGGCAACGCAAACCGCGTTCGTCGTCCTCGACCGACCGAACCCGGCAGGCGGTGAGCGAATCGGCGGGGCGATTCTCGACCCGTCGCTCTCGTCGTTCATCGGCATGTACCCGCTGCCCAACGTTCATGGACTCACGGTCGGCGAGATCGCAACGCTGATCGTCGAGCAGGCGTGGCTGGATGGCCTGGACGGTCTCGACCTGACAGTGGTGCCGATGCAAGGCTGGACTCGCGATCAGATGTGGAGCGATCTGGAACGGGACTGGGTTGCCCCGAGTCCGCGGCTGCCCACCGCCGACAGCGCCCTCCTCTACGGCGGGACCGTGTTGCTCGCCGGCACCTCGATCTCGGACGGGTCGGGGACGCCCACCCCGTTCGAACTGGTCGGCGCTCCGTTCATCGAGTCGGGCGACGAGCTCGCCGCCTTGCTCGATGCCCGCTCCCTTCCTGGCATCCGATTCGAGGCGGTCACCTTCACCCCCGAGGCGATCCCGGGGGTGTCGCCCAAGCCGCTCCACCAGGGCGTGGAGCTGGACGGCGTACGACTCGTCGTCACCGACGTGCATGCCGTCGACCCGGTCCGGGTGGCGATCGAGGTCCTCGTCGCCATGCAGGCACTGGCGAGCCCCGGCTCATCGATCATCATCGACCCGGCATCGTTCGACCTCGTGGCCGGCACGACCGATCTCCGACAGTGGATCGAGCGCGGCGACACGGCCGACGACATTCTTACTCGACTCCAGCCGGCGCTCGACGACTTCGAGCGGCTCCGATCGTCCGCTCTGCTCTACGACTGA
- a CDS encoding TIGR03617 family F420-dependent LLM class oxidoreductase yields the protein MHIDVMTGGGQWKPMADYARSLQDAGFSGMLFTETSKTPWMAITAAAMAAEELTFTTGIAVAFPRSPMVSAALAWELAENTGGRFRLGLGSQVKAHVERRYGVEFAPPGPRMRDYLLAVQACLSAFRRESKLDYQGDYYQLSLLPEAWTPPNHDFGDIKVDVSAVGPYMTRMAGEVADGIHVHPLHSVPYLNDVLLPKVAEGAERAGRPASAVDLIIPVFTVVGDTPEEQAATRAQAKSQIAFYGSTKNYGFQFDMLGFEGTSAKLNERLKAGDIAGMADLITDDMLEYFAVTASWADLGPKLVERYEGLSERLVMYQAEATIKADPSTLPKWAKVAEAVRAA from the coding sequence ATGCACATCGACGTGATGACCGGCGGCGGCCAGTGGAAGCCGATGGCCGACTACGCCCGCTCGCTCCAAGACGCCGGGTTCTCCGGCATGTTGTTCACCGAGACCTCCAAGACCCCGTGGATGGCGATCACCGCAGCTGCCATGGCCGCCGAGGAACTCACCTTCACCACCGGCATCGCCGTTGCGTTCCCCCGCTCCCCCATGGTGTCGGCGGCCCTCGCGTGGGAACTGGCCGAGAACACCGGCGGGCGGTTCCGCCTGGGGCTCGGGTCGCAGGTGAAGGCCCACGTCGAGCGCCGATATGGCGTCGAGTTCGCCCCGCCCGGTCCTCGCATGCGTGACTACCTCCTCGCCGTGCAGGCCTGCCTGTCGGCCTTCCGCCGGGAGTCCAAGCTCGACTACCAGGGCGACTACTACCAGCTCTCGCTGCTGCCCGAGGCGTGGACACCGCCCAACCACGATTTCGGCGACATCAAGGTCGACGTCTCGGCCGTCGGGCCCTACATGACCCGCATGGCCGGCGAGGTCGCCGACGGGATCCACGTGCACCCGCTGCACTCGGTCCCCTACCTCAACGATGTCCTGCTCCCGAAGGTCGCCGAGGGTGCCGAGCGGGCCGGGCGCCCTGCCTCCGCCGTCGACTTGATCATCCCGGTGTTCACCGTTGTCGGCGACACACCCGAGGAACAGGCCGCCACTCGGGCCCAGGCGAAGTCGCAGATCGCGTTCTACGGCTCCACGAAGAACTACGGCTTCCAGTTCGACATGCTCGGGTTCGAGGGGACCAGCGCCAAGCTCAACGAACGGTTGAAGGCAGGCGACATCGCCGGCATGGCCGATCTCATCACCGACGACATGCTCGAGTACTTCGCCGTGACTGCGTCGTGGGCCGACCTCGGCCCGAAGCTGGTGGAGCGATATGAGGGCCTGTCCGAGCGGCTCGTGATGTACCAGGCCGAGGCCACGATCAAGGCCGACCCGAGCACACTGCCCAAGTGGGCCAAGGTCGCCGAAGCGGTCCGTGCCGCCTGA
- a CDS encoding SDR family NAD(P)-dependent oxidoreductase, whose protein sequence is MELNGAHVLITGASRGIGAALARAYAKEGAKVSLVARSTDALKSLADELDGFAFTADLLDPDQVDELIARVELEAGPIDVLVNNAGLETSEPFEGIGTETIRDVARLNFEAPMVLTRQVLPGMLARRKGHIVFLSSLAGTGGFPGLAVYAGTKAGVSNFVASLRMEMRDTPITTTVVAPGPVDTEMWDHIEDAGEYADMLKRLRLFQLIPKKSPELIAKRTVAATKAERRHVRTPRRLLVNHLLREAPTRITESLLSGVKVGPVVDALEADPATSAKG, encoded by the coding sequence ATGGAACTCAACGGTGCACACGTCCTCATCACCGGTGCCTCCCGTGGCATCGGCGCCGCCCTGGCCCGGGCCTACGCAAAGGAGGGGGCAAAGGTCTCCCTCGTGGCCCGTAGCACCGACGCCTTGAAGTCGTTGGCCGACGAGCTCGACGGCTTTGCGTTCACCGCCGACCTCCTCGATCCCGACCAGGTCGACGAGCTGATCGCTCGGGTCGAACTCGAAGCCGGACCGATCGATGTGCTGGTCAACAACGCCGGCCTCGAAACGTCCGAGCCGTTTGAAGGCATCGGCACCGAGACCATCCGAGATGTCGCCCGCCTCAATTTCGAAGCGCCGATGGTCCTCACCCGCCAGGTCCTTCCCGGGATGCTCGCCCGGCGCAAGGGCCACATCGTGTTCCTCTCCTCGCTCGCCGGTACCGGCGGGTTCCCGGGGCTCGCTGTCTACGCCGGCACCAAGGCCGGCGTCAGCAACTTCGTCGCCAGCCTGCGGATGGAGATGCGCGACACCCCCATCACCACCACGGTGGTCGCACCCGGGCCGGTCGACACCGAGATGTGGGATCACATCGAAGACGCCGGCGAGTATGCCGACATGCTCAAAAGGCTCCGGCTGTTCCAGCTGATCCCGAAGAAGTCGCCCGAGCTGATCGCCAAGCGCACCGTGGCGGCGACCAAGGCCGAGCGGCGCCATGTCCGCACACCTCGGCGACTGCTGGTGAACCACCTCCTGCGCGAGGCACCCACGCGAATCACCGAGTCGCTGTTGAGCGGGGTGAAGGTCGGCCCCGTCGTCGATGCCCTCGAGGCCGACCCAGCCACCTCGGCGAAGGGCTGA
- a CDS encoding FAD-binding oxidoreductase — translation MENVDIVVIGGGIAGVSAAYALARANIGSVRLVETEPTLAFHTTGRSAAQLIENYGAAPIRQLTIASLGFFHDTPDGLVDTPLLTTRGILTVGAPGTSDRIQSELEAGQAMNPTIVEVTPDVAINLVPVLRRSEIERVIWEPQSADIDVAGLHQSFVRGMRAAGATVATATKVDCASPDGGHWRVETTDGAFAAGHVVNAAGAWGDLVAASCGVEPVGLEPKRRTAFMIKSGYRDSAHWPLFGDANNSWYVKPDGPQFMCSPSDEVPSEPVDAKPDELDIAMAIDRINQYTTLEIRSIASSWAGLRTFSPDRSMVMGPDPDHPTFHWCVGQGGTGIQSSPAAGQLIADLLATGAPGPLFDSLTKPLDLAGLTPARLRP, via the coding sequence ATGGAGAACGTCGACATCGTGGTCATCGGGGGCGGCATCGCCGGCGTGAGCGCCGCCTACGCCCTGGCTCGAGCCAACATCGGATCGGTTCGCCTGGTCGAGACCGAACCAACGCTCGCCTTTCACACCACCGGGCGCTCGGCCGCCCAGCTCATCGAGAACTATGGGGCTGCGCCGATCCGCCAGCTCACGATCGCCAGCCTCGGGTTCTTCCACGACACGCCCGACGGCCTCGTCGATACACCGCTGCTGACCACGCGGGGCATCCTCACCGTCGGCGCACCGGGCACCTCGGACCGCATCCAATCCGAACTCGAGGCCGGCCAGGCCATGAACCCAACGATCGTCGAGGTCACGCCCGACGTCGCCATCAATCTGGTGCCCGTCCTCCGACGGAGCGAGATCGAGCGAGTCATCTGGGAGCCGCAGTCGGCCGACATCGATGTGGCCGGGCTGCACCAATCCTTCGTGCGAGGCATGCGAGCCGCCGGCGCCACAGTCGCCACCGCCACCAAGGTCGACTGTGCCTCGCCCGACGGCGGGCACTGGCGGGTGGAGACCACCGACGGCGCGTTTGCCGCCGGGCACGTCGTCAACGCCGCCGGCGCCTGGGGCGACCTCGTCGCCGCATCGTGCGGGGTCGAGCCCGTGGGCCTCGAACCCAAGCGACGCACCGCCTTCATGATCAAGAGCGGCTACCGGGACTCGGCGCACTGGCCACTGTTCGGCGATGCCAACAACTCGTGGTACGTGAAGCCCGACGGCCCGCAGTTCATGTGCTCACCGTCCGACGAGGTGCCCTCAGAACCCGTCGACGCCAAGCCCGACGAGCTCGACATCGCCATGGCGATCGACCGGATCAACCAGTACACCACGCTCGAGATCCGCTCGATCGCCTCGTCGTGGGCGGGGCTGCGCACCTTCTCACCCGACCGCTCGATGGTCATGGGCCCCGACCCCGACCACCCCACCTTCCACTGGTGTGTCGGGCAGGGCGGCACCGGCATCCAGAGCTCGCCGGCTGCCGGTCAGCTCATCGCCGACCTCCTCGCCACCGGCGCACCGGGCCCGCTCTTCGACTCGCTGACCAAGCCCCTCGATCTCGCCGGCCTCACTCCCGCCCGCCTCCGCCCGTAA
- a CDS encoding sulfite exporter TauE/SafE family protein: protein MATVLLPPWLLASTDAATGASPEVTVGVVVAVAAAALLIGLMKGGVGGLGPVVTLLVATALPTKIAVGLLLPLLMLGDVSALWAHWGKWHRPSVVALLPGGLVGVAVASLFLRSMSERLLELFIVAISLAFAAYRLLEPRIRTVPLEIRPVHGVAAGVTAGITSTIAHVGGPPIQVYLLGRRLEPREFVATSAMVFTVINWTKVPGYLAAGLFDVELIRQLWPVAFLIPPGIVIGKWFVTRVSAAVFDGLVLASLVVGALLLLV from the coding sequence ATGGCCACCGTTCTGCTCCCACCGTGGCTCCTGGCCAGCACCGATGCGGCGACGGGGGCGTCGCCCGAGGTCACGGTCGGGGTCGTGGTCGCCGTGGCTGCGGCCGCCCTGTTGATCGGGCTGATGAAGGGCGGCGTCGGCGGCCTCGGACCCGTCGTGACGTTGCTGGTCGCCACCGCCTTGCCAACGAAGATCGCCGTCGGATTGCTGCTTCCGCTGCTGATGTTGGGCGATGTCAGCGCCCTCTGGGCGCACTGGGGCAAGTGGCACCGACCGTCGGTGGTCGCCCTGCTCCCGGGTGGCCTCGTCGGTGTGGCGGTCGCGAGTCTGTTCCTGCGATCCATGTCGGAGCGATTGCTCGAGTTGTTCATCGTCGCCATCTCGCTCGCGTTCGCGGCCTACCGGTTACTGGAGCCACGTATCCGGACAGTGCCGCTCGAGATCCGGCCGGTGCACGGTGTCGCGGCCGGTGTCACTGCGGGGATCACCTCGACGATCGCTCACGTCGGCGGCCCTCCGATCCAGGTCTACCTGCTCGGTCGACGGCTCGAACCCCGTGAGTTCGTGGCCACGTCGGCCATGGTGTTCACGGTGATCAACTGGACCAAGGTGCCCGGCTACCTTGCCGCCGGGCTCTTCGATGTCGAGCTGATTCGGCAACTGTGGCCGGTGGCCTTCCTGATCCCACCCGGCATCGTGATCGGCAAGTGGTTCGTGACCCGGGTGTCGGCTGCGGTGTTCGACGGGTTGGTGCTGGCATCACTCGTCGTGGGCGCGCTCCTCCTGCTCGTCTGA
- a CDS encoding acyl-CoA dehydrogenase family protein, producing MVTGRITWCQLFSEPGNGSDLAGLTTRAERDGDEWVVNGQKLWTTGAHTADYGMLLARTDWDQPKHRGITYFAFPMRQDGVEVRGVHQMNRHTSFNEVFLTDARVDHASVVGEVGDGWRGALTTLSYERGLGARATIGSSRVGRTRQEAAAEHEAYNRTYIWYPQRAGRVDKALPSAQANGVADDPIIRQRVAGLTSLDRVASWTVARAAAARAAGHRPGPEGSIAKLLGSEIARRSNATHAAIAGAQGMLAAADADDPVVSEILVSTPAASIAGGTDEIQHNIVGERTLGLPKEPSVDADIPFREVKVNR from the coding sequence ATGGTGACCGGCCGCATCACCTGGTGTCAGCTCTTCAGCGAGCCGGGCAACGGCTCCGATCTCGCCGGTCTCACCACTCGGGCCGAGCGCGATGGCGACGAGTGGGTGGTCAACGGCCAGAAGCTGTGGACCACGGGGGCGCACACCGCCGACTACGGGATGCTGCTCGCCCGTACCGATTGGGATCAGCCCAAGCACCGAGGCATCACGTACTTCGCCTTTCCGATGCGCCAGGACGGCGTCGAGGTCCGAGGTGTCCATCAGATGAACCGGCACACCTCGTTCAACGAGGTCTTCCTGACCGACGCTCGGGTTGATCACGCCAGTGTGGTCGGCGAGGTCGGTGACGGCTGGCGGGGCGCGCTCACGACGCTCTCGTACGAACGAGGCCTGGGCGCTCGAGCCACGATCGGCAGCAGCCGAGTCGGTCGAACGAGGCAGGAAGCGGCCGCCGAGCACGAGGCCTACAACCGCACCTACATCTGGTACCCCCAGCGAGCCGGGCGCGTCGACAAGGCGCTACCGAGCGCGCAAGCCAATGGCGTGGCCGACGACCCGATCATCCGCCAGCGCGTCGCCGGGCTCACCTCGCTCGACCGGGTGGCGTCGTGGACCGTCGCCCGAGCGGCGGCTGCTCGTGCCGCCGGGCATCGACCCGGACCTGAAGGGTCGATCGCCAAACTCCTGGGGTCCGAGATCGCCCGTCGCTCGAATGCCACCCACGCCGCCATCGCCGGCGCCCAGGGGATGCTGGCGGCCGCCGACGCCGACGACCCGGTGGTGTCCGAGATCCTGGTATCGACCCCGGCGGCCTCGATTGCCGGCGGTACCGACGAGATCCAGCACAACATCGTCGGTGAGCGCACCCTCGGTTTGCCGAAGGAGCCGTCGGTCGACGCCGACATCCCCTTCCGCGAGGTCAAGGTCAACCGCTGA